TAAATGTGTGCTTAATTGAGTTATTGCTGCAGTTGAGATTTATTGTCTCATTGATTgccatttttttgtttttttgaagaacaaaattgttttaaaagctaATCTTCTGTACAGTTTAGCTTCTGGTTTTGGCAGACTTTTATGCCAACTAATTACATTGGTCAAGCTTTTAGTTAAGTTTCTATGTTCTTTTGTAGGGGTGCCAAGTTCAGAAGTTGCATCTACTGCTTTCACAGTGGGAACAGCAGCAGTTCTTCCGTTTTATACCGTCATGGTTGTGGCTCCTAAAGCTGAACTTGTAAGATTTCTAAAGTACTGTCAATCTGAACTCCTAAAGCAATATCTTTTCCAGTGTACTGAAGATCAAACTTTATACTCAAATCATTGATTCAAAGGTCTTCTTAAATTAAACACTTACCAGCTTCAGACAAAGTAGAACAGTTGGGGCACAACGTCAGTCCTTATCTTATGTATATTTTAGTCATTGCTTTATTTCAAAGAGAAGTTGTAACTGAACATATTTTCAAAAGCAGACCAGAAAAGCGATGAAAAGCAGCATACCCTACATTGTGCTTGGACTTCTGTATGCATATCTATTATACCTCTCCTGGACACCAGATACAATTCGGCTGATGTTTGCTAGTAAATACTGGCTTCCAGAGGTCTGTGCTCAACTACATAATAATTTGTCAATACTGCATAATCGGGATCTTAACACTTCCTTTCATTCAGCTGTCTGGTATAGCTAAGATGTTCTCCAATGAAGTGACATTAGCTTCTGCATGGATTCATCTGTTGGCCATAGATCTTTTTGCTGCAAGGTCAATCTCTAGGCATCTTATCTTTGTTGGGCTATGCCCCTttgtttttttgctttttttggGTATAACATGAGGAGGATGCCACTGTTAGACATCTCACTTAGAGTATTTCACTTGAAACAGACAGGTTTATCATGACGGATTGCAGAATGATATCGAAACCCGCCATTCTGTGTCTCTGTGCTTGCTGTTTTGCCCTGTTGGAATTCTTACCCACTGCATCACCAAAGCTCTAACTAGTAGCCCAGAAAAGAAACAGCATAGGACTCATTAACCGATGTTTTAGGCCTTCTTATGTTATCCGTAAATGATCAGCCAGCGTGTGACTTATCAGCTAAGTGTAAAGGTTTTCAGTCAATGAATACATAAGCTGTTTCAATAACTTGTTTCTAAGATGGATGAATGTACAAGATTTCTTCCTTTAGTTCCACTCCAAACTTCTGATTTACTTCATCCTTAACTAAGCCTATGAGCTCAAGCATGTCTTGAGAAGTTGCAGAACCACAATTTATGAAAAAGTTGGCATGCTTGTTTGAGACCATGGCTCCACCAACTCTCAACCCCTTCAACCCACTTTTCTCTATCAATTCTGCAGCAGAAACACCCATAGAAGATGGATTTCGGAAAACTGAACCAGCACTTCTCTGCCCCAAAGGTTGTGTCCTCCATCTTCTGCAAGGAAACCATCTTTATTGTGGTTGAAAATGACAATATGTTTCAAAATAAGAACATCACATTAGAAACAATTACCTAGCCAAGTATTCTTGTTGCATTTCTCGTGCAGTTTTGGAGAAATTTAGCCGGAATGTAACTGCAGTAATGGATGCCAAGTCTTTCATT
The DNA window shown above is from Solanum stenotomum isolate F172 chromosome 6, ASM1918654v1, whole genome shotgun sequence and carries:
- the LOC125868801 gene encoding protein ABA DEFICIENT 4, chloroplastic-like, which produces MKIIMLQRNSTAFQAVIFVYQSRISFPEINHYLLQMNCWAPVLVSKVPLNTQRNQTASLALREMKSDLLSQRIGGFGTKLSSGGSSLGGSRIITQLNLQRTLSRRKSPTVSACWVPSSEVASTAFTVGTAAVLPFYTVMVVAPKAELTRKAMKSSIPYIVLGLLYAYLLYLSWTPDTIRLMFASKYWLPELSGIAKMFSNEVTLASAWIHLLAIDLFAARQVYHDGLQNDIETRHSVSLCLLFCPVGILTHCITKALTSSPEKKQHRTH